Proteins from one Watersipora subatra unplaced genomic scaffold, tzWatSuba1.1 SCAFFOLD_26, whole genome shotgun sequence genomic window:
- the LOC137409984 gene encoding uncharacterized protein, protein MKSNMATSFTQTMRTAYSTSMKDFLKQGEDIWRGKNVIHDSQSYLCMYGEEKEYGEEKEYGCMYGPERQQTQKEKYKEQRRSQNPTKRPHPQDNTSDSNTELKIRRKRSACSGWVGVRAEAM, encoded by the exons atgaaatcgaatatggcaacaagttttacacaaaccatgaggacggcatattcaacaagcatgaaagactttttgaag caaggtgaagatatttggagaggtaAGAACGTCATCCATGACAGTCAaagctatttatgtatgtatggcgaagaaaaagagtatggcgaagaaaaagagtatggctgcatgtacggccctgaaagacagcaaacccagaaggaaaagtacaaagaacagcggagg tcacagaatccaacaaagagaccgcatcctcaagacaatacatctgatagtaacacggag ctcaagataaggaggaaacgcagtgcttgctcaggatgggtaggagtaagagcagaggctatgtga